In one Steroidobacteraceae bacterium genomic region, the following are encoded:
- the potA gene encoding polyamine ABC transporter ATP-binding protein: MSESAAELARGRGGAQRHVDRAREYVRIENVTKKFGEFVAVDNVSLSIMQGEIFCLLGGSGCGKTTLLRMLAGFESPSNGRIFIDGQDMAGIPPYERPVNMMFQSYALFPHMTVAKNVAFGLEQEKLARSEIERRVSEMLDIVKLGEFAARKPHQLSGGQRQRVALARALIKKPKLLLLDEPLGALDKKLREHTQFELINLQEQLGVTFIVVTHDQQEAMTLASRIGVMDRGEIVQVGTPTEIYEYPSSRFVADFIGSVNMFDGQLIEDEPDHVRIRCGELESTIFVDHGISAAPGATVWAAIRPEKIDISRKSPANKAENTVQGVVQEVAYMGDMSVYLVRIASGRLLRVTLPNTERHTDERISWDETVHLSWHPSSPVVLTA; the protein is encoded by the coding sequence GTGTCGGAGAGTGCAGCTGAATTGGCCCGGGGACGAGGCGGCGCGCAGCGCCACGTCGACCGGGCCCGCGAATACGTTCGCATCGAAAATGTAACCAAGAAATTTGGCGAATTCGTCGCAGTCGACAATGTCTCGCTCAGCATCATGCAGGGCGAGATATTCTGCCTGCTGGGCGGATCGGGTTGCGGCAAGACGACCTTGCTGCGCATGCTTGCTGGCTTCGAGTCGCCAAGCAACGGGCGCATCTTCATCGATGGCCAGGACATGGCTGGTATCCCGCCCTACGAGCGGCCGGTGAACATGATGTTCCAGTCCTACGCGCTCTTCCCGCACATGACGGTGGCCAAGAATGTCGCTTTTGGCCTCGAGCAGGAGAAGCTGGCGCGCAGCGAAATCGAGCGCCGGGTGAGCGAAATGCTCGATATCGTCAAGCTCGGCGAGTTCGCGGCACGCAAGCCGCACCAGCTCTCCGGCGGCCAACGGCAGCGCGTTGCGCTCGCGCGTGCCCTCATCAAGAAGCCGAAGCTGCTGCTGCTCGACGAGCCACTAGGCGCTCTCGACAAGAAGCTGCGCGAGCACACGCAATTCGAGCTGATCAATCTGCAGGAGCAGCTTGGCGTAACATTCATCGTCGTGACGCACGACCAGCAAGAGGCGATGACGCTGGCGTCACGCATAGGCGTCATGGACCGTGGTGAGATCGTGCAGGTAGGCACACCGACAGAGATCTACGAATATCCGAGCAGCCGTTTCGTCGCGGACTTCATTGGCTCGGTCAACATGTTCGACGGCCAGCTGATCGAGGACGAGCCCGATCATGTGCGGATACGCTGCGGCGAGCTCGAATCGACGATCTTCGTCGACCATGGCATCAGTGCTGCGCCGGGCGCCACGGTCTGGGCGGCAATCCGTCCCGAGAAAATCGACATTTCGCGAAAATCGCCGGCCAACAAGGCGGAGAACACCGTCCAGGGAGTCGTACAGGAAGTGGCCTATATGGGCGATATGTCGGTCTATCTCGTTCGCATCGCGTCGGGTCGGTTGTTGCGGGTGACATTGCCCAACACCGAGCGCCACACCGATGAACGCATCAGCTGGGACGAGACGGTGCACCTCAGCTGGCATCCATCCAGCCCGGTGGTGCTGACGGCCTGA
- a CDS encoding polyamine ABC transporter substrate-binding protein — protein sequence MSAFHRIQLSGLAIAILLGACGKTEPPAEPATDTAAAPAVPMDDEKVVNVYNWSDYIDESVIQAFEAEYGIKVNYDVFDSNEVLETKLLAGNTGYDIVVPSASFMERQIKAGVFQTLDRSLLPNLKNLDPEITQRVALHDPGNEHSVNYLWGTSGVGYNEAKILERMKDAPVDSFRMFYDPAVVSKFKDCGVAVLDAPSEIVGTVLIYLGKDANSEAPEDLKAAEAVLAKVRPYIRYVHSSKYIDDLANGEICLALGWSGDVFQARDRAEEAGNGVVIKYNIPVEGAVAFFDMLAIPKDAKHVKNAHLFINYLLRPDVAAKNSDFVSYANSNAASWPLISKDVLDNPGVFPKPETKSKLVPDLAESPEFTRLLTRAWTKFKTGR from the coding sequence ATGAGTGCATTTCATCGCATCCAGTTGAGCGGGCTGGCAATCGCAATCCTGCTGGGCGCCTGCGGCAAGACAGAACCGCCGGCGGAGCCTGCCACTGATACGGCAGCGGCGCCGGCCGTGCCGATGGACGACGAGAAGGTCGTCAATGTCTACAACTGGTCGGACTATATCGATGAGTCCGTAATCCAGGCCTTCGAGGCCGAATACGGCATCAAGGTCAACTACGACGTATTCGATTCGAACGAGGTGCTCGAAACGAAGCTCCTTGCCGGCAATACCGGCTATGACATCGTGGTGCCGTCGGCATCGTTCATGGAGCGGCAGATCAAGGCGGGTGTTTTCCAGACGCTCGACAGATCCTTGCTGCCGAACCTGAAAAACCTCGATCCGGAAATCACGCAGCGGGTCGCGCTTCACGATCCCGGCAACGAGCATTCCGTCAACTACCTGTGGGGTACGTCGGGTGTCGGCTACAACGAGGCCAAGATTCTCGAGCGCATGAAGGATGCGCCGGTTGACAGTTTCCGCATGTTCTATGATCCGGCCGTTGTGTCCAAGTTCAAGGACTGCGGCGTCGCCGTTCTCGATGCGCCGTCCGAGATCGTGGGTACGGTCCTCATCTATCTTGGCAAAGACGCCAACAGCGAAGCACCTGAGGACCTCAAGGCCGCCGAGGCGGTGCTTGCCAAGGTTCGTCCCTACATCCGCTACGTGCATTCTTCGAAATACATCGATGACCTCGCCAATGGCGAGATCTGCCTCGCGCTCGGCTGGTCGGGCGATGTGTTCCAGGCGCGCGACCGGGCGGAAGAGGCCGGCAATGGCGTGGTCATCAAGTACAACATTCCGGTCGAAGGTGCGGTTGCGTTCTTCGACATGCTGGCAATACCCAAGGATGCCAAGCACGTGAAGAACGCGCACTTGTTCATCAACTACCTGCTGCGGCCGGATGTTGCCGCCAAGAATTCCGATTTCGTCAGCTACGCGAACAGCAATGCCGCATCCTGGCCGCTGATCTCGAAAGACGTGCTGGACAATCCTGGCGTATTCCCAAAGCCTGAAACCAAGAGCAAACTGGTGCCGGACCTTGCGGAGTCGCCGGAATTCACGCGGCTGCTCACGCGAGCCTGGACCAAGTTCAAGACCGGCAGATAG
- a CDS encoding ABC transporter permease subunit → MTMRTAGKLTGGVTSARVSPLILLFRRYGPPRWSQYILKHWSGKRLVIAAPYLWLLLFFAIPFLIVLKISFSEVRLAIPPYAPLWEWISETKMSLLLNFANYKFLFTDELYASTYLYSVKVAAISTIFCLLVGYPMSYAIARSTPTMRNFYLMLIILPFWTSFLLRVYAWVGLLKTDGVINNYLLAPLGIEPLTMLYTDFAVYIGIVYSYLPFMILPLYSNLEKHDLTLLEAAEDLGASPTTAFLRVTLPLSMPGIIAGSLLVFIPAVGEYVIPSLLGRSDQLMIGRVLSDEFFANRDWPVASGVAILMLLLLLVPIMLFQRFQNREMAGARK, encoded by the coding sequence ATGACGATGCGGACGGCAGGCAAATTGACAGGCGGCGTAACATCGGCGCGCGTCAGCCCGCTGATCCTCCTGTTCCGCCGCTACGGTCCGCCTCGCTGGTCGCAGTACATTCTCAAACACTGGTCGGGCAAGCGCCTGGTCATAGCCGCTCCCTACCTGTGGCTGCTGTTGTTCTTCGCGATTCCTTTCCTGATCGTGCTCAAGATTTCCTTCTCAGAGGTGCGCCTCGCCATACCACCCTATGCGCCGCTATGGGAGTGGATCAGCGAAACCAAGATGTCGCTGCTTCTGAATTTCGCCAATTACAAGTTTCTCTTCACCGACGAACTGTACGCATCAACTTATCTTTATTCGGTCAAGGTCGCAGCGATTTCGACGATTTTCTGCCTTCTCGTGGGCTATCCAATGTCGTATGCGATTGCGCGCTCGACTCCGACGATGCGCAATTTCTACCTGATGCTCATCATCCTGCCATTCTGGACTTCGTTCCTGCTGCGGGTTTATGCCTGGGTTGGATTACTCAAGACCGACGGCGTAATCAACAACTATCTGCTCGCGCCGCTTGGAATCGAGCCCCTGACGATGCTCTATACGGATTTTGCCGTGTACATCGGCATCGTTTATTCGTACTTGCCGTTCATGATCCTGCCTTTGTACTCGAATCTGGAGAAGCACGATCTGACGCTGCTCGAGGCGGCCGAGGACCTCGGCGCGAGCCCGACCACGGCTTTTCTTCGCGTGACATTGCCATTGTCGATGCCGGGAATAATCGCCGGTTCGCTACTGGTGTTCATCCCAGCGGTCGGCGAGTACGTCATTCCGTCGCTGCTCGGTCGCAGCGACCAACTGATGATAGGCCGGGTGTTGTCGGACGAGTTCTTCGCAAACCGAGACTGGCCGGTGGCGAGCGGCGTGGCGATACTCATGTTGCTGTTGTTGCTGGTGCCCATCATGCTGTTTCAGCGATTCCAGAACAGGGAAATGGCGGGAGCGCGCAAGTGA
- a CDS encoding glutamine synthetase family protein → MTNDIKQFFRDHGIQEVEGIVPDMAGIARGKVMPAEKFADDQGMRLPESIFLQTVTGDYPENSDAAMSPAEMDVILKPDGRTVRRVPWAAEPTAQVIHDCFYADGRRVKMAPREVLRHVMDLYAEQGWSPVVAPELEFYLVEPNLDADYPLKPPIGRSGRAESGRQSYSIAAVNEFDPLFDDVYQFCEDQDIGIDTLIHEDGPAQMEINLLHGNALDLADQAFMFKRTAREAALRHKMYATFMAKPHAKEPGSAMHIHQSIVDSKTGTNVFSKPDGSPSQLFFSHIAGLQKYLPAAMALLAPSVNSYRRITRFQVAPINVQWGYDNRTAGLRVPMSDPEARRIENRLSGADANPYLAIAASLACGYLGMTEGLIPSDPIAGSAHDLPFALPRALDSAVRRLRECEPLIKVLDPSFVSAFTIVKEAEHEVFLQVISSWEREHLLLNV, encoded by the coding sequence ATGACGAACGATATCAAGCAATTTTTCCGTGACCACGGCATCCAGGAAGTGGAGGGCATCGTGCCCGACATGGCCGGCATTGCGCGTGGCAAAGTCATGCCAGCGGAGAAATTTGCGGATGACCAGGGCATGCGTCTGCCGGAGAGTATTTTCCTGCAGACGGTTACCGGTGATTACCCGGAGAACTCCGATGCCGCGATGAGCCCGGCCGAGATGGATGTCATTTTGAAGCCCGATGGCCGGACCGTGCGACGTGTGCCCTGGGCGGCGGAGCCGACAGCCCAGGTCATACACGACTGCTTCTATGCCGATGGCCGGCGCGTCAAGATGGCTCCGCGCGAGGTCCTGCGCCACGTCATGGACCTGTATGCCGAGCAGGGATGGTCGCCAGTCGTGGCTCCGGAGCTCGAGTTCTACCTCGTCGAGCCCAATCTCGACGCGGACTACCCATTGAAGCCCCCCATCGGCCGTTCGGGGCGCGCCGAGTCGGGGCGCCAGAGCTATAGCATTGCAGCGGTCAATGAGTTCGATCCGTTGTTCGATGATGTCTACCAGTTCTGCGAAGACCAGGATATCGGCATCGATACGCTGATCCACGAAGACGGGCCCGCCCAGATGGAGATCAATCTCCTGCACGGCAATGCGCTCGACCTTGCCGACCAGGCATTCATGTTCAAGCGCACGGCCCGCGAGGCGGCGCTGCGGCACAAGATGTATGCCACTTTCATGGCCAAGCCGCATGCCAAGGAACCCGGCAGTGCGATGCATATCCACCAGAGCATCGTCGACTCCAAGACCGGGACGAACGTGTTTTCAAAGCCAGATGGCAGCCCGTCGCAATTGTTTTTCTCGCATATCGCGGGTCTGCAGAAGTACCTGCCAGCGGCGATGGCGCTGCTCGCGCCGAGCGTCAATTCCTACCGGCGCATCACGAGGTTCCAGGTTGCGCCGATCAACGTGCAATGGGGCTATGACAATCGCACCGCAGGTTTGCGCGTGCCGATGTCGGACCCCGAAGCGCGCCGGATCGAGAACCGTCTCTCGGGTGCCGACGCAAACCCGTATCTGGCGATCGCCGCATCGCTTGCCTGCGGCTATCTCGGCATGACCGAAGGGCTGATTCCATCCGACCCGATTGCCGGCAGCGCCCACGACCTGCCCTTTGCCCTGCCGCGGGCGCTCGATTCGGCCGTGCGGCGGTTACGCGAGTGCGAACCGCTGATCAAAGTCCTGGATCCGTCCTTTGTTTCCGCATTCACGATCGTCAAGGAGGCGGAGCACGAGGTCTTCCTGCAGGTGATCAGTTCCTGGGAGCGCGAGCACCTGTTGTTGAACGTCTGA
- a CDS encoding gamma-glutamyl-gamma-aminobutyrate hydrolase family protein, with translation MNRRRPLIGIPADRRLLEPHPFHCVGEKYISAVADAAGGMPLLIPVLATPLPPAQVLPGLDGLFLPGSPSNVEPQHYGDGPSKPGTLHDPHRDRTSLPLINAAIEAGVPLLAVCRGLQEVNVARGGTLWQHVEEQPQYHDHREDKTQPLEVQYGPAHDVLLESGGLLRRLAGRERVTVNSLHAQGVKQLAGGLAVEARADDGLIEAFSVIGAPAFAVAVQWHPEWQVMQNDFSKALFAAFGDAARERAETR, from the coding sequence ATGAACCGTCGTAGACCCCTGATCGGCATACCGGCCGATCGTCGCCTGCTCGAACCACATCCGTTCCATTGTGTCGGCGAGAAGTACATCAGCGCCGTGGCAGATGCCGCGGGTGGCATGCCGCTGTTGATACCCGTGCTCGCAACGCCGCTGCCTCCGGCACAGGTGCTGCCGGGGCTCGATGGTTTGTTCCTGCCGGGCAGTCCGTCCAATGTCGAGCCGCAACACTACGGCGATGGGCCGAGCAAGCCGGGCACCTTGCACGATCCGCACCGGGACCGGACCAGCCTGCCCCTGATCAATGCGGCCATCGAAGCGGGTGTGCCGCTGCTCGCGGTGTGCCGGGGCCTGCAGGAAGTGAACGTCGCGCGGGGCGGCACGCTTTGGCAGCACGTCGAGGAGCAGCCGCAGTATCACGACCATCGGGAGGACAAGACTCAGCCACTCGAGGTGCAGTACGGGCCCGCGCACGACGTGCTGCTCGAGAGCGGCGGTCTGTTGCGTCGGCTGGCGGGCCGCGAACGTGTGACGGTCAATTCGCTCCATGCCCAGGGCGTGAAGCAGCTCGCCGGAGGACTTGCGGTGGAGGCGCGTGCGGACGATGGCCTGATCGAAGCCTTCAGCGTGATCGGTGCGCCTGCATTTGCTGTGGCAGTGCAGTGGCACCCGGAGTGGCAGGTGATGCAGAACGATTTTTCCAAGGCGTTGTTTGCGGCGTTCGGTGACGCAGCGCGCGAACGCGCCGAAACCAGGTGA
- a CDS encoding aspartate aminotransferase family protein: MSAQPGSTSDWRQRDAAHYLHPFTDHRQLAETGARIITRADGVYLHDSDGNKILDGMSGLWCVALGYGRRELADAAYRQLLELPYYNSFFQCAHPPAIALAERLTSLAPDNFQHVFFTSSGSEANDTLIRMVRRYWELRGEPQRKVIISRWNAYHGSTIGGASLGGMKPMHAQGDLPIPGIVHIEQPYWFENGRGLSPADYGLRAAQALEEKIREIGPERVAAFIGEPVQGAGGVIIPPDSYWPQIQRIVDKYGILLASDEVICGFGRLGTWFGCQHYGTRPDFLTIAKAVTSGYMPLGGLLVGERVAKVMIDEGGEFYHGFTYSGHPVACAVALANLDILQKENIVCRVREELAPYWRAKFMTLADHPLVGEARTLGLLGALELVQNREPRRWFEPRGRVGTRCRDLCVKNGLVMRAVQDTMIAAPPLVISQSQIDELVERARRTLDQLASEI, translated from the coding sequence ATGTCAGCCCAACCTGGTAGTACGAGTGACTGGCGGCAGCGCGATGCGGCGCATTACCTGCACCCGTTCACGGATCACCGGCAGCTCGCCGAAACGGGCGCACGCATCATCACTCGCGCCGATGGCGTCTATCTGCACGACTCCGACGGCAACAAGATCCTGGATGGCATGTCGGGGCTCTGGTGCGTGGCGCTCGGCTATGGCCGCCGGGAACTCGCCGACGCCGCTTACCGACAGTTGCTCGAGCTGCCGTACTACAACAGTTTCTTCCAATGTGCGCATCCGCCGGCCATCGCGCTCGCAGAGCGCCTTACATCGCTTGCGCCCGACAATTTCCAGCACGTTTTCTTCACCAGTTCCGGAAGCGAAGCGAACGATACGCTCATCCGGATGGTGCGGCGCTACTGGGAATTGCGCGGCGAGCCCCAGCGAAAAGTCATCATCAGCCGCTGGAATGCCTATCACGGCAGCACAATCGGCGGCGCATCCCTCGGCGGCATGAAGCCCATGCATGCCCAGGGCGACCTGCCGATCCCTGGTATCGTGCACATCGAGCAACCCTACTGGTTCGAAAATGGCCGCGGCCTGTCGCCGGCCGATTACGGTCTGCGCGCAGCGCAGGCACTCGAGGAGAAGATCCGCGAGATCGGGCCAGAACGCGTGGCTGCGTTCATCGGCGAACCGGTACAGGGCGCGGGCGGTGTGATCATCCCGCCAGACAGTTATTGGCCACAGATTCAACGCATCGTTGACAAGTACGGGATCCTGCTCGCGTCGGACGAAGTCATCTGCGGCTTCGGGCGGCTTGGCACCTGGTTCGGCTGCCAACACTATGGCACCCGGCCGGATTTCCTGACGATCGCCAAAGCCGTCACTTCGGGCTACATGCCGCTTGGCGGGTTGCTGGTGGGCGAGCGCGTTGCAAAAGTCATGATCGACGAGGGCGGCGAGTTCTACCACGGCTTTACCTATTCGGGCCATCCAGTCGCCTGTGCAGTGGCTTTGGCGAATCTCGACATCCTGCAGAAGGAAAACATCGTCTGCAGGGTCCGGGAGGAGCTCGCGCCTTACTGGCGAGCGAAGTTCATGACGCTGGCCGATCATCCGCTGGTCGGCGAAGCGCGCACCCTGGGACTGCTCGGCGCGTTGGAGCTGGTTCAGAATCGCGAGCCGCGGCGCTGGTTCGAGCCCCGCGGGCGCGTCGGGACCCGTTGCAGGGACCTGTGCGTGAAAAATGGCCTGGTCATGCGCGCCGTGCAGGACACCATGATTGCGGCGCCGCCGCTGGTCATCTCGCAGAGCCAGATCGACGAACTCGTCGAGCGGGCGCGCCGCACGCTTGATCAGCTCGCGAGCGAAATTTGA
- a CDS encoding ABC transporter permease subunit, whose protein sequence is MARGLLRKSALFAGLAFLYIPILSMIFFSFNNSRLVTVWDAANSPTLKWYSALFQNDAILGAAWLSIKIAAMTASGAVVLGTLAGLVLARFGPFRGRAFLSGMTTAPLVMPEVITGLSMLLLFVAMEQIIGWPAGRGVLTITIAHITFAMAYVTVIVQSRLAGFDDSLEEAALDLGARPATVFVRVTLPLIMPAIASGWLLAFTLSWDDVVISQFVAGPGSSTLPMVIFSKVRLGVSPDINALATIMVLIVATGVVAATFYMRAQERRLKREIEAARQ, encoded by the coding sequence ATGGCACGCGGCCTGCTGCGAAAGAGCGCATTGTTCGCAGGACTTGCGTTCCTGTATATCCCGATCCTGTCGATGATATTCTTTTCGTTCAATAATTCGCGGCTGGTCACGGTATGGGACGCCGCAAACTCGCCGACCCTGAAGTGGTACTCGGCGCTGTTCCAGAACGACGCCATCCTGGGTGCCGCCTGGCTGTCGATCAAGATCGCGGCCATGACGGCCAGTGGTGCCGTCGTCCTCGGTACCTTGGCAGGACTGGTGTTGGCTCGTTTTGGACCATTTCGCGGCCGCGCATTTCTCTCCGGAATGACGACGGCGCCCCTGGTCATGCCCGAAGTCATCACGGGCCTTTCCATGCTGCTGCTGTTCGTGGCCATGGAGCAGATCATTGGCTGGCCTGCAGGGCGGGGCGTGCTGACGATCACCATAGCGCACATCACGTTCGCGATGGCCTACGTGACCGTCATTGTGCAGTCGCGGCTCGCGGGCTTTGACGATTCGCTGGAGGAAGCCGCGCTTGACCTCGGTGCGCGCCCGGCCACGGTGTTCGTGCGCGTGACCCTGCCGCTCATCATGCCGGCAATCGCATCGGGCTGGCTGCTTGCCTTCACGCTATCCTGGGATGATGTCGTCATCTCGCAGTTCGTTGCCGGGCCCGGTTCGTCGACTCTCCCGATGGTTATTTTCTCCAAGGTGCGCCTCGGAGTGAGTCCGGACATCAATGCGCTCGCGACGATCATGGTGCTGATCGTTGCCACTGGTGTGGTGGCCGCGACCTTTTACATGCGCGCGCAGGAGCGGCGCCTGAAACGGGAGATCGAGGCTGCCCGTCAGTAA